One window of the Pseudofrankia sp. DC12 genome contains the following:
- a CDS encoding NUDIX domain-containing protein, which produces MAISDSDISSVLSAYIECYPDEATLLAEPLRLLSQGRDLASRRTFPMHVTAGALLVRPDVQGDAEILLVEHRAYGIILQPGGHLEPTDTTLICAAVRELTEETGVDPGTVFPASQVPVYIEYGQVPARPTKDEPEHWHLDVGYAFTTAHADVGRIQESEVHGAAWYPLALAERLVGQRIARAVSAPA; this is translated from the coding sequence GTGGCGATCAGTGATTCGGATATATCGAGTGTGCTTTCCGCATACATCGAGTGCTATCCAGACGAGGCCACGTTGCTGGCCGAGCCGTTGCGACTGCTTTCTCAAGGACGGGATCTCGCCTCGCGGCGGACCTTTCCGATGCACGTGACCGCGGGTGCGCTCCTCGTCCGCCCTGATGTCCAGGGTGACGCCGAGATCCTGCTGGTCGAGCATCGTGCGTACGGGATCATTCTGCAGCCCGGCGGCCACCTGGAACCGACCGACACCACCCTCATCTGCGCGGCCGTACGTGAGTTGACGGAGGAGACCGGTGTGGATCCCGGCACGGTCTTCCCCGCGTCGCAGGTCCCCGTCTACATCGAGTACGGCCAGGTTCCGGCACGACCGACGAAGGACGAGCCGGAGCACTGGCACCTCGACGTTGGGTACGCCTTCACCACGGCACATGCGGACGTGGGGCGCATCCAGGAGTCCGAGGTACACGGTGCTGCCTGGTATCCACTCGCGTTGGCCGAGCGCCTTGTCGGCCAACGCATCGCGCGGGCGGTCAGCGCGCCGGCGTAG
- a CDS encoding Imm26 family immunity protein, giving the protein MKTSYREGDWFAVPLREGGYAIGIVARANRDGVLLGYFFGPRRDAVPTLADVQGLLPGDAALVGKFGHLGLKQGKWLVLGRLDGWHRDLWPMPALVRYEELSGRSFKVFYDDDDPNRLIREEEILPGAAEQGPKDGLMGGNWSGGLGCPGVSVGELGEGVE; this is encoded by the coding sequence GTGAAGACCAGCTATCGAGAGGGCGACTGGTTCGCCGTGCCGCTCCGTGAGGGCGGCTACGCGATCGGTATAGTGGCTCGCGCGAACCGGGACGGTGTCCTGTTGGGGTACTTCTTTGGTCCCCGCCGTGACGCAGTTCCGACGCTCGCTGACGTCCAGGGACTTCTGCCTGGGGACGCGGCGTTGGTCGGCAAGTTCGGCCACCTTGGTTTGAAGCAGGGAAAGTGGCTTGTCCTCGGTCGGCTTGACGGATGGCACCGGGACCTCTGGCCGATGCCAGCGTTGGTCCGTTACGAAGAATTGAGCGGCCGATCGTTCAAGGTATTCTACGACGACGACGACCCGAACCGGCTGATCCGTGAAGAGGAGATCCTCCCCGGTGCGGCCGAGCAGGGCCCCAAGGATGGCTTGATGGGCGGTAACTGGTCAGGTGGGTTGGGGTGTCCAGGGGTTTCCGTTGGCGAGTTGGGTGAGGGCGTCGAGTAG
- a CDS encoding IS66 family transposase — translation MTRPTYDELAALVVAQAAIIKEQAAEIERLKARVAELEARLAANSRNSSKPPSSDGLAKPAPKSLRGRSGRKPGGQGGHPGRTLCQVADPDEIVRHEPARCCGCGRGLGRAPVAGMTRRQVFDIPAIRVGVVEHQLVAKRCGCGMVTTADSPDGVRAPVQYGPMITAVIVYLYAGQFLSKQRTAQALGELFGTPISDATVAAATTKAAKSLKGFSGQVRALIGRASVVHFDETGFRVNGTTHWVHSASTDRYSLLTAHRRRGREAILTAGVLPGFTGVAVHDAWAPYDTFTDATHALCNAHVLRELQAVIDAAGDDTKWCWARQVTDGLLALKKHIDHARTTGITLDTDVLDQHTRRIRDAAKIAADDQTVTGALGNKHRALARRLRDRIDDYLRFTTNPAVPFDNNAAEREIRMVKTRQKISGCMRTLTGAQNFCLIRSYTATTRKHGIGLLDALTQLANGNPWTPQPT, via the coding sequence ATGACGCGGCCGACGTATGACGAGCTTGCCGCGCTTGTCGTTGCCCAGGCCGCGATTATCAAAGAACAGGCCGCTGAGATCGAGCGGTTGAAAGCGCGGGTCGCGGAGTTGGAGGCGCGGCTGGCGGCGAATTCACGGAACTCGTCGAAGCCGCCGTCATCGGACGGGCTGGCGAAGCCAGCGCCGAAGTCGTTGCGAGGAAGATCGGGCCGTAAACCCGGTGGGCAGGGCGGTCATCCCGGGCGGACGTTGTGCCAGGTGGCCGATCCGGATGAGATCGTGCGCCATGAGCCGGCGCGGTGCTGCGGCTGCGGCCGAGGACTCGGCCGCGCCCCGGTCGCCGGGATGACACGGCGCCAGGTCTTCGACATCCCCGCGATCCGAGTCGGTGTCGTCGAGCATCAGCTGGTCGCGAAGCGGTGCGGGTGCGGCATGGTGACCACCGCGGACAGTCCCGACGGAGTGCGAGCACCGGTTCAGTACGGTCCGATGATCACTGCGGTCATCGTCTATCTGTATGCCGGCCAGTTCCTGTCGAAACAGCGGACAGCGCAGGCCCTCGGCGAGCTGTTCGGCACCCCGATCAGTGACGCGACCGTCGCCGCGGCAACCACCAAGGCCGCGAAATCCCTCAAGGGTTTCAGCGGCCAGGTCCGCGCACTGATCGGCCGTGCCAGCGTGGTCCACTTCGACGAGACCGGCTTCCGAGTGAACGGCACCACCCACTGGGTGCACTCCGCGTCGACCGACCGCTACTCGCTACTGACCGCGCACCGCCGCCGCGGCCGGGAGGCGATACTCACCGCCGGTGTGCTTCCCGGTTTCACCGGAGTCGCGGTCCATGACGCCTGGGCACCCTACGACACGTTCACCGACGCGACCCACGCGCTGTGCAACGCGCATGTTCTCCGGGAACTCCAAGCCGTGATCGACGCAGCCGGCGACGACACCAAATGGTGTTGGGCACGTCAGGTGACCGACGGCCTCCTCGCGCTTAAAAAGCACATCGACCATGCCCGCACCACAGGCATCACCCTGGACACGGACGTCCTCGACCAGCACACCCGTCGCATCCGCGACGCAGCGAAGATCGCCGCCGACGACCAGACCGTCACCGGCGCGCTCGGCAACAAACACCGCGCGCTCGCCCGCCGTCTCCGCGACCGGATCGACGACTACCTCCGCTTCACCACCAACCCGGCCGTGCCCTTCGATAACAACGCCGCCGAACGCGAGATCCGCATGGTGAAAACCCGGCAGAAAATCTCCGGCTGCATGAGAACACTCACCGGCGCCCAGAACTTCTGCCTCATCCGATCCTACACAGCAACCACCCGCAAACACGGCATCGGCCTACTCGACGCCCTCACCCAACTCGCCAACGGAAACCCCTGGACACCCCAACCCACCTGA
- a CDS encoding NUDIX domain-containing protein codes for MEDLVVGVTPLDEHEALDRAATLRWVRSGAPLFRVARPATPDKHLCVYSALFDEARRSVLLVDHVKAGLWLFPGGHVDDGEDPRAAVLREAAEELRISGTFHPRFGDEPLFLTVTRTRGEHSHTDVSFWFVLAADQDMRIEADPREANGVRWLHLDDPSQWANDWFDPHMDRFRAKLLARLVTPAPLG; via the coding sequence GTGGAGGATCTGGTGGTTGGTGTCACCCCTCTCGACGAGCACGAGGCTCTGGACCGGGCCGCCACGTTGCGCTGGGTCAGGTCGGGAGCGCCGTTATTCCGAGTCGCTCGGCCCGCGACGCCAGACAAACATCTGTGTGTCTATTCTGCCTTGTTCGACGAGGCGCGCCGTTCCGTGCTTCTGGTGGACCACGTGAAGGCAGGTCTTTGGTTGTTCCCTGGGGGCCATGTCGACGACGGTGAGGACCCGCGGGCGGCGGTGCTGCGGGAGGCGGCGGAGGAATTGCGGATCAGTGGCACGTTCCATCCGCGGTTCGGGGACGAGCCGCTGTTCCTGACGGTGACGCGAACCCGCGGGGAGCACAGCCACACAGATGTATCGTTCTGGTTTGTCCTCGCGGCGGACCAGGATATGCGGATCGAGGCTGACCCCCGAGAGGCGAACGGGGTCCGCTGGTTGCACCTGGACGACCCGTCGCAATGGGCCAACGACTGGTTCGACCCCCACATGGACCGCTTTCGCGCGAAACTCCTGGCGCGCCTGGTCACCCCCGCGCCCCTGGGATAG
- a CDS encoding thymidylate kinase, whose translation MRHRPIIALLGVDGSGKTTQARRLAAWLNGQGAPARYFENAGGRPIWDALARLLGRTDGRALFGCRAYVVVEASMRWVAVSRALTLSRLTGRVAVMDRYAYCQYAIMRARGDRGERRVRAAFRRFPAPDLVCYLSVPAGLAQRRVEQRGRDREELDYLVAFDEAYRSMPEASSFVVVSAEGSCEEVQTALRATVLPALAQFRVDGGPRSRLD comes from the coding sequence GTGCGACACCGGCCGATCATTGCTCTGCTCGGGGTGGACGGGTCGGGCAAGACGACCCAGGCCAGACGACTCGCGGCCTGGTTGAACGGGCAGGGCGCGCCGGCCCGCTACTTCGAGAACGCCGGCGGTCGCCCGATCTGGGATGCGCTGGCGAGACTGCTCGGCCGCACGGATGGGCGGGCGCTGTTCGGCTGCCGCGCCTACGTCGTGGTCGAGGCATCCATGCGCTGGGTGGCGGTCAGCCGGGCGCTCACGCTGTCCCGGCTGACCGGCCGCGTCGCGGTGATGGACCGCTATGCCTACTGCCAGTATGCGATCATGCGTGCCCGCGGCGATCGCGGCGAACGTCGAGTGCGTGCCGCGTTCCGCCGGTTCCCTGCGCCTGACCTGGTCTGCTATCTGTCCGTCCCGGCCGGGCTCGCACAGCGACGGGTGGAGCAACGCGGACGCGACCGTGAGGAACTCGATTACCTCGTCGCCTTCGACGAGGCGTACCGCTCCATGCCGGAGGCATCGTCGTTCGTCGTGGTCTCGGCCGAGGGGTCATGCGAGGAGGTCCAAACGGCCTTGCGGGCGACCGTCCTACCGGCGCTCGCCCAGTTCCGGGTGGACGGCGGGCCGCGGTCCAGGCTCGACTGA